The sequence below is a genomic window from Sorangiineae bacterium MSr12523.
AGAGCGGGCGCTGCCCACCGAACATCGAGCCGCGGCCTCGATGCAGTTCGATCCAGCGCGCAATGTCCTCGGAGAGCAGGAGCCCGACGAGGCGGGTCTCCTCGACGACCGGGAGCACCCCCACGTCGGACGCCACGAGCTTGCGCATGGCGTCGATCATGGGCTCGGTCGGCGTGGTGGTTTGCAACTGCTGCACCGGGGTTACGAGCTCACCGGCGGTGCGCCTCGTCCACTCCGCGGAAGGGATGGCCCGGACCTGATCCGAGCTCAGCATCCCGAGGAAGTGGCCTTCGTGCAAAACGGGAACGATGCTCTCCTCGCTGCGGAGAAAGACCTCGTTCACCAGCTGCGAGATGGGCGTCGTGGCATCGATGGCGGTTCCGCGTGTGCGCATCAAGCGAGCGACGTCGACGCCTTCGAGCAATTCCTCGATGTGGGTCTGCTCCAAGGTGCGGAGCGCGGCCGAGTGGAGAAACCAACCGATGAAGGCGAACCAAATGCCCGAGATGGGGCCGCGGGCCACGAAGGGAACGCGCAATCCAAAGATGGCGGCGATGCCCAGGCCCATCATCAGCCACGCCATGATTTGCCCCACGCCGGCGGCCGTCCGCGTGGCGTTGCGCGGGCGTTTGGTGACGGCCCAGATGAGGGAACGCAGCACGCGTCCGCCGTCCAATGGGAACGCCGGGATCAGATTGAACAAGCCCACCGTCACGTTGATGGGCCCCAACCATAAAAAGAGCGTTCCGAACGGGCCCAACCCGGACAATGCCCTTTCGGGGTCGATCGTGATGTCCGCCCCGCTGCCGAAGGTGAAATAGGTGAAATGAGTGAGCGTGAAGAGAAAGAAGAAGAACAGCCCGATGGCGATGCTGGCGAGGGGCCCCACGATGCTGATCAGGAAATCGGCACCGGCCGAGCGTGGTTCGTTTTCGAAATGAGACACCCCGCCGAAGAGAAACAACGTAATGTTGCGCACGGGAATGCCGAACGCTTTTCCCGTGAGCGAATGAGCAAACTCGTGCAGGAGCAGCGAGGCGAAAAAGAGCAGGGCCGCTGTGATGGCCACCGCCACGACGAGCAGGGCGGACCAATTCGGATGCCACCTGCCGAACAGCGACGCCAGATTCCAGGACATCAGTAGAAAGATGAATATCCAACTGCGGTCGATGGCGACGTCGACGCCAAAGAGCTTTCCCAACCTCAGCGTGCGCATGATATCTCCTTAATCACGCATCGGATGGGGCGCATCACACGATGGCATTGCACGGTGATGCGCCCTCGTCCTTCCAGGCGCTCAGCGCCGCGGTGGTGACTCCTGTTGCGCAGGCTTGTTCCGAGATCCATTCCCGGGCTCTTGCGTCGTTGGTACCCGTTGCTGGGTCTCGACCCCGCCCGTGCGGATCGGAATGCTCCGCGCGCGTGCGGCCTCGCCCTTGGGAACCGTTACCTTGAGGACGCCATTTTTGAAATGAGCCTCGATTTTCGAGGCGTCGGTTCCGCGTGGAAGCTGCAGCGAACGGGCGAATTGTCCGTAGCTTCGTTCGCTGTATTGATATCCACGCCGCTCGCCCGATTGCTCACGGCGCTTCTCTCCGCGGACGGTGAGCACGTCGCCATTGACGTCGATGTTGACGTCGTTTTCCTCGAGGCCCGGTAACTCTGCGTTGAGCACGTAGGCCCCATCCGTTTCGGTGATTTCGAGGTGCGGATTGAAATCGAGACCGCCAGGTCGCTGCATCGTCCCTCGACTGGGAGAGAAGAAGCTTTCGAACAGCTGATCGATTTCACGGCGCAGATCGAATACAGGGTTGTCTTCTCTTCGATTGATGTTGGCCATGGTTCATGCCTCCTCTGCTCCATGCCTTGCAACTTGCTTGCGAGGCACGAAGCGGGGGCATTGCCGGCCTCAGAAAATGCCGCTCAGCGAGAGCGTTCCACCGGTGCCGTTGGGGGCAGGAGCCGCGCCCACCCAGAAGGTGCGCGGTGCGGACGAATCCACGCGATGAAAATGGGGCACGAGGACGCCGATGCCGGCGCCGGCCATCGTGCCTGCGATGACGTCCGTCGGAAAGTGCGCGCCCGCGCGAACGCGTTCGAAGGCGACGAAGGTGGTGAGCGCCGTGCCCGCGGCCAAGGTGATCCATGGGCGCAACGATCCCGGTGAACGCACGAACGCGAGGTACGTGGCCGTGGCGGTGATCGCCGCCGAGACCGACGCGTGGCCCGAGAAAAACGAGAGCGAGCTGTCCGTGTTCGCGTTGGAATAATTGGGATCGCCCCGGTGCTCGTCCAAATCTTTGTAGGCCGCGGGACGCGGGCGGCGAACCGCAATTTTGGCAAGGTTGGTGACGCCGACGGTGAGGGTGACGGCTTCGGCGTAGAGAATGCCGTCCACGAGGGTGGTCTGCGAGCTCTTCTCCCGAAAGCCGCTCACGACGGGATCGATGAGCGCGAAAGCGATCAAAGTGCCGAGGCCGATATTGGAGTACATGGCCGCATCCGGATCGAATCGTTGGGAGACCGCCCCGCGATCGATCTTCAAGAGACTGCTCGTCTGGAACGTGGGGCTGATCTGTTGGGGGCGTATCTCCCCCGTTCCCATGACCAGATCGAGCAGGCCGGCGAAGCCTGCATTGACGGCCACGATGGCCCCGTCGGTGACCGGCTGCACGGAAAATTTGGGGGCTGCGGGGGGCTTTTCGGAGAGCGGGGTCGTCGAAGGAGGCAACGTCTGAGCGGCCGCGTCCTGCTCGAACAACGAGATTGCGGCCCATGTGCATGCAATGATCGCCGTACCCAGCTTCGCCATGTGGCGAACATACGCGATGCGCCGCCCTGCCGTGCGAACGGATGTTAACGAAGCTCTCCCGCAAGCCGAACGTCGGAGAGCACCTCGTCGAAAGCCACCTCGGCCGCGCCGAGCAAGACGCCGTCGGTGCCGAGCGCGGAGAGCGCAAAGGGCGGGGGAGCCTCGCGGCGAAAGCTCATGAGGGCATCGCGGTAAGCGCACTCGAGCGCGTCCGGGGCGGCGGTGGCGAGTTCGCGCGCGAGACCCGAAAGCGTGATGCGATCGGGATCGAGCGCGCTCACCAGGGCGCCTGCTCCGCGACCGAAAGCGGCCGTGACCGAGGCCACCGCCTTGCGGGCTCGCGAGGCGCCGCCCAGTGCATCGCGCAAGGTTCTCTCCGCGGCGCTGCGGGGATCGCGCGGGGGCGGCTGGCCAAGGTGACGGGCCATGGCGCGGCCGTCGACCTCGAGATCCCAGCAGCCATGGGCCCCGCATGGGCAGCGAAGGGTGCGATCGCCAAAGGGCATGTGCCCGAATTCGCCGGCAGCGCCGCTCGCGCCCAGCACCGGGCGGCCGTCGACGACGAGGACACCGCCGACGCCGACCTCGATGGTCAAATGCAACAAGACGGCAACGCCGCGGCCGGCCCCGCGCCGTGCCTCGGCGACGCCGCCGAGCGAGGCGTCGTTCCCCAGAAGCAAAGCCATACCGGGTCGGATGCGCAAGGCTTCGATTCCGACGTTGCTCCAGCCCAACGTGGATTGCACGATTCGGCCGCGTTGCACCGTGCCCGAGACGGCGACCGAAATGGCCCGCAAACGCGGCAAGCATTCCCGGCTTGCGCCCGCGATCTGCTTTCGTAGCGCGGCGAGCACGGATTCGGCGTCCCTCGCTCCGTGGCGGCCGGAGCGCTCTTCGACGATGCCCGCGCCCAATTCCACGATGGCCATGCGCCAGCGTTCGTGGCCGATCTCCACCGCACACACGAGGGGCCCCTTGGGGTGGGGGACCAGCGTCGGCGAAGGGCGGCCGCGGGTGCCCGTCTTGGGGCCGTCGATCTCGTCGATCCATTTCCGAGCGCGCAGGCGCGTCGTGATCTCGGTGGCCGAGCCCGTGCCCAACGCGAGGGCTTTGGCCATTTGCGCGCGCGTGGACCCCGGATTCGCGTGGACATAGCGCAGCACCGCGAGCTCCCCCTGGCGGCGAAGGGCATGGGCGTGGTGGTGGTCCGCGGTCACTTGTCCTCGAAGGCCCCGCTATTATACTCGCTCTATGAGTAAAATCGAGGGCGCGCTTTCCCGCGGCGAATCCACGCGGCGGATTTACGCGGCGCATGGCGTTCTCGGGTACTTGCTCTCGGGCTTCGGTGTGATCCTGCCGGAGCTGCGTCAGGACCTTGGGCTGGGGCGGGCCGAGGTGGCTTTGTACCCGTCGGCCTTCGCCCTCGGGTTGGTGCTCGTGGGCCTATGCGGCGACGGCTTGCTTCGCGCGCTGGGCGCGCAGGCGATGCGCTGTGCCATCGGGACGCAAATCGGCGGAGCGCTGCTTCTCGCGTCGGGCTGGGGGCGCATCGCCGGCGGTTTGGGCGCGCTGCTGTTCGGCCTGGGGTTGGCCATCATGGTCAACTTCGCGCCGGCGCGCCTTCGCGACGAACACGCGCACCTCGCACCGCTGGCCATCGCCGAGGCGACCGGCCTGGCGAGTGCCTCGTCGGTGCTTGCGCCGCTGGTGCTGGGCGCCTCCTTGTCGGCGGGAAAAGGCTGGCACATCGCCTTCGTTGCGCCGCCGCTGGTTGCGGCCTTGCCCCTCGTCGTTCGATCGATGCCCGCCGCGGGCCCGCAGCAACCGCCGGAAACACCGCCCGAGCGCACCACGCGTGCGCCATCGGGTTTTTTCCTTCTCTGGCTGGACATCGTGCTCGTCGTCTCCGTGGAGTTTTCCGTGCTCTTTTGGGCCGCGGATTTTCTGCAGGTTGGGCGCAAGCTTGCCGCCGGCACGGCCACGTCCATGGTGGCGCTGTTCGTATCGGGCATGGCCTCGGGGCGCCTGGCGAGCTCGTTCGTGCTCCGACACGTGCCGCGACCAGGCCATGTTCTCGCCGCCTCGGCGGCCCTGGCGATCTTTGGATATGCGATTTTCTGGCAAATCGATCACGCCGTGGCAGCCGCGCTGGCGCTCTTCGTGACGGGGCTCGGTGTGGCCTTGCTTTATCCGCTCACGTTGGGCGCCGTCATGGCCTCTTGGCCGGACAATCCCAATCGGGCGGCGGCCCGCGGAGCGTTGGCCTCCGGCTGTGCAATTGGCCTCGCCCCGCTTTGCCTCGGCGCCATTGCCGATGCGGTGGACCTTCGTTTCGGCATGCTTCTCACGCCGCTGATTCTCGTGGCATTCTTGATTCGATGCATCGTTCGCGAGGTGAAAACCCCCGCGTTGAACCGAGGAGCTCTCTCATGAAAGTCGCATTGGTCACGGGCGCATCGCGCGGTTTGGGCGCGGTCATGGCGACGACGCTCGCCAAGGATGGCTGGGCCGTCGCCGTGAATTACGCGAACGACAGCGCCAGCGCGAATCAGGTCGTCGCCCGGATCGAAGCGCACGGCGGGCGAGCCTTCGCGGCCCGATTCAGTGTGATCGACTCCGCGGCACTGCGCCCGGGACTCGAGGCGATTGCGCGCCAATTGGGCCCCGTGGACTTGATTGTCAACAATGCCACCGGGCCGCAGCCCGAAATGCCCATCATGGAGCAATCGTGGCAGACGTACCTCGACCAATTGGAGTTCTTCGTCAAGGCGCCGCTCGAGTTGTTGCAACTCGTGCTTCCCGATTGGCGTGCTCGCAAATCGGGGCGCATCGTCAATATTGGCTCCGAGGTGGCGGAATTGGGCAATCCCTACTTTGGCAATTATGCCTCGGCCAAAGGCGCCATGCTTTCGATGACGCGATCGTGGGCCAAAGAACTGGGCCCCGAGGGCATCACCGTGAACCTGGTGGCTCCCGGTTGGATTCCCGTCGAGCGCCACGTGGACGCCTCCCAAGCAAGCCGTGATCACTATTTGGAGCGGACGCCGCTGGGGCACTTCGGTAAGCCGGAGGACATTGCCGACATGGTGGCCTTCCTCGCGTCCGACAAGGCGGATTTCATCACCGGCCAACGCTTCGCCGTCAACGGTGGCCGCACGCTGACGTGATTCGTGCGAGTATGCCGCGCCATGGTCTTCGATCTGGCAATCGTGGGTGGTGGCATCGTGGGGCTGGCGACCGCCTTGCACGTGACCGAGCGCTATCCGGGTCTCTCCGTCGTGGTCATCGAGAAAGAATCGACCCTCGCGGCCCACCAAACGGGCCGCAACAGCGGGGTGATCCACGCCGGCGTGTACTACCAACCGGGTAGCCTCAAGGCGCGCTTCTGCAAAGAGGGCGCGCTGGCCACCATGCAATTCTGCAAGGACCATGGCCTTCCGTTCGAACAGTGCGGCAAGCTGCTCGTGGCCACCGATCCGGGCGAGCTCGAACGCATGGGGGCGCTGCACGAGCGCTGCATCGCCAACGGGCTCACGGTCGAGCGTCTCGATGCCGCGGAGCTCGTACGGCGCGAGCCACACATCGTTGGGGTAGGGGCGCTCTTCGTCCCGGCGACCGGCATCGTCGACTATGGCCTCGTCGCCCGCACCATGGGCAAACTCATCACCGAGCGCGGGGGCGAGATCCTCACCGGCACGCGGGTCGAGGCCATTCGCGAGGAGCCTTCGGGCATCACCATCGAGGCGGGAAGAAAGACGATCTCCGCGCGTCACCTCGTCGTGTGCGCGGGCGTGATGGCGGACCGTTTGGCCAAAATGTGCGGCCTCGATCTGGATTTCCAGATCGTGCCATTCCGCGGGGAATATTACCGACTCGGCGACGACAAGAACGATATCGTTCGCCACCTCATTTATCCCATTCCCGATCCCGCGCTGCCCTTCCTCGGTGTCCATCTCACCCGCATGATCGGCGGATACGTCACGGTGGGGCCCAATGCGGTATTGGCTTTCGCGCGAGAAGGGTATCGCTTCGGCGACGTGAACTATCGCGACCTTTCCGAGATGATTTCCTATCCAGGATTCCGCCGGGTGATCCGCGCCAACCTCCGCTCTGGAATCTCGGAAATGTGGAATTCACTCAGCAAGCAGGCCTACCTGGCCCTGTGCCGCCGCTACTGCCCCGAGCTGAAGCTCGATGATTTGACTCCATACCGCGCGGGCATCCGCGCGCAAGCCGTGCTCGCGGATGGATCGCTGGTGCACGATTTTCTCATTCGGGAGACGGCACGAAGCATCCACGTCTGCAACGCGCCCTCTCCGGCGGCGACGTCCGCGATTCCGATTGCACGCGAATTGGTGACGCGCGCCACATCGCAATTCGGCTGGCGGGATCGAATATGAAATGCCCCGAGGGCAACGTCAGGGGGTCGGCCGCGCGATGCGCTGCTGGGCGAGCGGGATGCGCTGCTTCAGACGGGGCATGACCTTCGCCGCGAAGAGCCGCATGCTCCTCTCGGCCGCGTCGTAGGGGATACCGGCGATGCTGAAGACGCCCATGAATCCTTCGGCGCCGGTGCGCGTTTGGATATCGAGGATCTTCTCGCAACACTGGTCCGGGGTGCCCCAGGGGTTCAGTCCGACGAAGAATTCGCTCATCGAGTCGACGCCGCGCGGAGCGCTCATCATGTTCTGCAGCTTGTCGTAGCTCTCGTAGCCTCGAATCTTCGACAGGTGATCTCCGACGAGCTCGTAGTGCTGAACCAACGAGCGCCAGTAACCGCCGATGTACTCGTAGGCATGCGTCTTGGCCCGCTCGACGTCGTCGTCGCAGACCACCCAGCCCACGACGAGCGGCGGCGGTGCTTCGGCGGCGTTCACCTCGCGGAAGATGCGCCGGTACTCTTCGAGCTCGCGGGCCACGGTGTCCCAAGGCTTCTGGGGCATGATGACCATTCCGATGCCTAGCTTGGCCAAAATTCCGGCCGACTCGGGCGATACGGCGGCCGCGTACGTGCGCCCGCGGAACGACTTGAACGGGCGCGGGCGGATGTCTCGCCTTGCCTGCTTGATGAACTTGCCATCGAACTCGCAGTAACCGCGCTCCAGGCCCGTGAGGATCATTTCTGCGGCTTCGTTGAAGGTTCCGCGGCTCTCTTCTTGGCGCACGCCGAGCCCTTCGAACTCGATGCGCCCGAGGCCGCGCCCGATGCCAAAGATGAACCTTCCGTTGCTCATGGTATCGAGCATGGTCACCTGCTCGGCGACACGCATGGGATGATGCCACGGCAACACCACCACCATGGACCCGAGACGGATCCTTCGGGTGCGACCCGCCATGTACGTCAGATACTGCAAGATGTCGGGGCATACGGCGTGACCGGTGAAATGATGTTCCACGCCCCAGAGGGACTCGTAACCCAGCGGTTCGGCCAAGTCGGCGAGCCGAAGCTCGTTTTGATAAACATCACGGTCGGTGCGACCCTCGAGCTCGGATTGAAAGATGACTCCCGTTCCTACGTGCATGCCGTTCTCCTCTTGAGCGCAGTCCGGTGATCGATCTAAATCAAAGATCGTCATAGAGATAGGTGCGGGATCGATGGCCGCACATCGTCAATTTCATATCGCGGTGCGTACTCCGGTTTCACAATGAACCAAATTATGTCCAGTCCGCGAGAAGATTAATCCAGCATTCTCGGCTGCGAATGGCACGTAAAAGTTTCTTTCGAATGATTGCCGTCGCAACGACGTAGATCTAAGGAAGGAATCCTCCACCATTGCGGCTCGAGTAGTCGCAATACTTGCAACCACGTCATTGGGTTCGACGTGGTGGCGGGGAAGTCGGAGGGCGTACGACTCACCGCGTGAGTTTGCTTCTGCATTCCGAGAGCGATGACGATCCCCAACGCTGCAAACAGCCCGCCCTTGACCGAGGCCGATTCTTCCCGACTGTCGCGCCTTACGGAATTGATAAGAGATCTACTCGCAAAGTATTGCGGAGTCGATGCGACATCGATTAGCCTCGAAGGTTCATTCGTCGATTATGGATTAGAGTCCAAAGCCGCAACCGGTTTCGTGACAGAGTTGGCGGGTATCGTCGATAGGCGCCTGTCGCCTGTCCTGATTTGGCGATATCCGACTGTTTCGGCGCTGGCACGTTATCTGTCGGGCAGCGATGGCGAGATGACGGCCGCGACGGCGTCGGTGACGGACGGACATCCGCACGATGAGTCGATCGCGATCATCGGTCTCTCGTGTCGCTTCCCGCAGGCGTCGAGTCCGGAAAAATTATGGTGTGCACTTCGTGACGGTGTCGATGCCGTCCGTGAAGTGCCCGCCGGGCGATGGGATTCGACCTCCGTATCTGCCGAATCCGTGGATGCGATTGCGCGCGGCGGTTTCTTGGACGAGGTCGACCAATTCGATGCCGCGTTCTTCGGAATTTCGCCGCGGGAAGCCGCGTCCATGGACCCGCAGCAGCGACTCGCGTTGGAGCTCGTCTGGGAGGCTCTGGAGCATGCGCGAATCGTGCCCGCGGGATTGGCCGGCACGCGAACGGGCATCTTCGTCGGGGCCGTGTGGAGCGACTACGCGCACCTTCTTCATCGGCATGGCGAGAGAATCACCCAGCATACGGTGACGGGCCATCATCGGAGCATCATCGCGAACCGGGTGTCGTACGCACTCGGCCTTGCGGGCCCGAGCATGGCCATCGATTCGGCGTGTTCGGCGTCGCTCGTTGCCGTGCACCTCGCGTGTGAAAGTTTGCGCCGTGGCGAGTCGACGTTGGCGCTGGCGGGTGGCGTGAATCTCAACCTCGTCCCCGAAAGCGCCATCGGTGTGGGCGAGTTCGGGGCGCTTTCGCCGGACGGGCGCTGTTTCACCTTCGATGCCCGCGCGAACGGGTACGTGCGGGGCGAAGGCGGGGGCATGGTCGTGTTGAAGCCGCTGTCGCGTGCCCTTGCCGACGGTGACACGATTCATTGTGTCGTTCGCGGCTCCGCGGTGAACAACGATGGCGCCAGCAATGGTTTAACCGCGCCAAATCCGCGAGCCCAGGAGGAGGTCCTGCGCCTCGCATACGACCGCGCCGGCATGGCCCCGGCCGAGGTGCAGTACGTGGAACTGCACGGCACGGGCACGCAGTTGGGGGATCCCATCGAAGCGGCCGCGCTGGGCGCCGTGCTCGGTACTGCGCCGGGGCGCGAGGGGGCGCTGCAGGTGGGGTCGATCAAGACCAACATCGGGCACCTGGAAGGCGCTGCGGGGATTGCGGGGCTGCTCAAGGCCGCGTTGTGCATCACGCATCGGCGGCTGGTGCCGAGCCTCCATTTCGAGACGCCCAACCCGCACATTGCGTTCGACGAGCTGAATCTGCGGGTTCAGCAGGCCCTCGGACCGTGGCCCTCCATGAATCGGCCGCTCGTTGCGGGGGTCAGTTCGTTCGGCTTCGGGGGAACGAATTGCCATATCGTGCTTTCGGAAGGGCCGGCGCCCCGCGCGCAGCTTTTCAGGCTTTCCGCGGAAACGCCGGACGCGCTGCACGCGCGTGTGCGGGCATGGATCGACGGCCGGTGTACCGGGCCGATGGCGCCGCTGGACGGCGAGCATCGGCTGGCCCTGACGGCGCATTCCCGCGAAGAGCTCGCAGGGCGATTGCGCGACTTCCTCGAGGGGCAGGGCGCGGGCGTGTCGGTCGGGCAGGCGAGTGACGAGCCCGGCCCCGTGTTCGTCTTCGGAGGATACGGTTCGCAATGGCTCGGTATGGGCCAATCGCTGCTGCGCCGTGAACCGTCGTTCCGCGCCACCCTCGAGCGATGCGGCGGCGTCATCCGCGAGCATCTCGGCTGGTCGCTGCTCGATGAGCTGGCCGCTGGCGTCGAGGCCTCGCAGCTCGATCGCATCGACGTGGGCGTGCCGGCCATCGTGGCCGTCGAAATCGCGACCGTCGCGCTTTGGCGCGCGTGGGGAATGAAGCCGGCCGCGGTGGTGGGGCATAGCATCGGCGAAATCGCCGCGGCGCATACAGCAGGTGTGTTGAGCCTCGAAGATGCCATGCGAATTGCATGCGTCTACGGGCGCGCCCTCCGGCGACTCCAGGGAACGGGCGCCATGGGCCTCGTGGGGTTGTCGTGGGAGGACGCATCCCGCGAGGTGCTCGCCTACGAGGGACGCCTTTTCTGTGCCATTCAACAGAGTGCGGATTCGACGGTGGTTGCCGGCGCCGCCGATGCCCTCGACGCGTTTTTCGAGGACCTCGAACGCCGAAATGTTTTCGGCCGCCGCGTGGCCATCGACGTGGCCGGCCATTCGCCCGCGTTCGACGTTCTGCGCGACGAACTCTTCGAGGCGCTCTCCAGTGTGAAGCCGATGCGGGGCGCGATTCCGATTGCCTCGGAGGTGACCGGCTCGTGGCTCGAGGGTGAATCCTTCGACGTCCGCCACTGGGTTCGGAACTTGTGCGATGCGGTCTGGTTCGGGAAGGCCGTCGACTGCCTTTCGCGCGATGGGCACCGCACCTTCGTCGAGGTGAGTCCGCACCCGTTGCTCTTGCCGGCCATCGAATCCAATTTGCGCTGTGCCGGTCTTGCCGGTGTCACGTTGCCGTCGTTGCGCCGCAACGAGGACGAGCGCCAGGTGATGCTCGATACCCTGGGCGCGCTCTACGTGCGGGGCGCGAACATCACGCGCGATAACGGACTCGTGCTGCTCCCGATTTCGGGCAAGAGCGAAGAGGCATTGCGCGCCCAGGCCGCGCAGCTGCGCACGCACATCGATGCGCACCCGGAGTTCGACCTGGCCGACCTCGCGCACTCGCTGGCCACGACGCGGACGCACTTCGAACACCGGGCCATGATCCTCGCGGAGCATCGCGACGAGCTGCGCGATGCGCTGCGCGCATTGGCCCAGGGCGAGCCGGCGACGAACGTCGTTTTGGGGCGGGCCAGGACGAAGGGCCGACGGGTCTTCGTCTTTCCGGGGCAGGGCTCCCAGTGGGCGGACATGGGGAAATCGCTGCTCGAGACGTCCGAGGTCTTTCGAGCGCAACTCGAAGCGTGTGCGCGCGCCTTGGCGCCGCACGTCGACTGGTCGCTGCTGGCGGTGCTTCGCGGCGAACCGGGGGCTCCGTCGCTCGAACGGGTCGACGTCGTGCAGCCCGTGCTCTTTGCCGTCATGGTCTCGTTGGCGGCGCTTTGGCAATCGGCGGGAGTCGTCCCCGATGCCGTGGTCGGTCACAGTCAGGGCGAGATCGCGGCGGCCTATGTTGCGGGCGCTCTGTCGCTCGAGGATGCGGCCAAGGTGGTCGCCTTGCGCAGTCGTGCGCTCGGCCGTCTCGCAGGCCAAGGCGCCATGGCCGCGGTCGAATTGGGGTCATCGGAGCTCGGGCCGCGGCTGGCGCGGTTCGGCGCGCGGCTCTCGATTGCGGCCATCAATGGGCCGCGGTCGTGCGTGGTATCGGGCGAGCCCGAGGCCATGGAGAGCCTTTTGCGCGAGCTCGAGGGCGCGCGGATCTTCGTGCGCCGCGTGCGTGTCGACTACGCATCGCACGGCGCCC
It includes:
- a CDS encoding site-2 protease family protein; the encoded protein is MRTLRLGKLFGVDVAIDRSWIFIFLLMSWNLASLFGRWHPNWSALLVVAVAITAALLFFASLLLHEFAHSLTGKAFGIPVRNITLFLFGGVSHFENEPRSAGADFLISIVGPLASIAIGLFFFFLFTLTHFTYFTFGSGADITIDPERALSGLGPFGTLFLWLGPINVTVGLFNLIPAFPLDGGRVLRSLIWAVTKRPRNATRTAAGVGQIMAWLMMGLGIAAIFGLRVPFVARGPISGIWFAFIGWFLHSAALRTLEQTHIEELLEGVDVARLMRTRGTAIDATTPISQLVNEVFLRSEESIVPVLHEGHFLGMLSSDQVRAIPSAEWTRRTAGELVTPVQQLQTTTPTEPMIDAMRKLVASDVGVLPVVEETRLVGLLLSEDIARWIELHRGRGSMFGGQRPLWQG
- a CDS encoding Hsp20/alpha crystallin family protein; the encoded protein is MANINRREDNPVFDLRREIDQLFESFFSPSRGTMQRPGGLDFNPHLEITETDGAYVLNAELPGLEENDVNIDVNGDVLTVRGEKRREQSGERRGYQYSERSYGQFARSLQLPRGTDASKIEAHFKNGVLKVTVPKGEAARARSIPIRTGGVETQQRVPTTQEPGNGSRNKPAQQESPPRR
- a CDS encoding phosphatase PAP2 family protein — translated: MAKLGTAIIACTWAAISLFEQDAAAQTLPPSTTPLSEKPPAAPKFSVQPVTDGAIVAVNAGFAGLLDLVMGTGEIRPQQISPTFQTSSLLKIDRGAVSQRFDPDAAMYSNIGLGTLIAFALIDPVVSGFREKSSQTTLVDGILYAEAVTLTVGVTNLAKIAVRRPRPAAYKDLDEHRGDPNYSNANTDSSLSFFSGHASVSAAITATATYLAFVRSPGSLRPWITLAAGTALTTFVAFERVRAGAHFPTDVIAGTMAGAGIGVLVPHFHRVDSSAPRTFWVGAAPAPNGTGGTLSLSGIF
- a CDS encoding ROK family protein, producing MTADHHHAHALRRQGELAVLRYVHANPGSTRAQMAKALALGTGSATEITTRLRARKWIDEIDGPKTGTRGRPSPTLVPHPKGPLVCAVEIGHERWRMAIVELGAGIVEERSGRHGARDAESVLAALRKQIAGASRECLPRLRAISVAVSGTVQRGRIVQSTLGWSNVGIEALRIRPGMALLLGNDASLGGVAEARRGAGRGVAVLLHLTIEVGVGGVLVVDGRPVLGASGAAGEFGHMPFGDRTLRCPCGAHGCWDLEVDGRAMARHLGQPPPRDPRSAAERTLRDALGGASRARKAVASVTAAFGRGAGALVSALDPDRITLSGLARELATAAPDALECAYRDALMSFRREAPPPFALSALGTDGVLLGAAEVAFDEVLSDVRLAGELR
- a CDS encoding SDR family oxidoreductase, which codes for MKVALVTGASRGLGAVMATTLAKDGWAVAVNYANDSASANQVVARIEAHGGRAFAARFSVIDSAALRPGLEAIARQLGPVDLIVNNATGPQPEMPIMEQSWQTYLDQLEFFVKAPLELLQLVLPDWRARKSGRIVNIGSEVAELGNPYFGNYASAKGAMLSMTRSWAKELGPEGITVNLVAPGWIPVERHVDASQASRDHYLERTPLGHFGKPEDIADMVAFLASDKADFITGQRFAVNGGRTLT
- the lhgO gene encoding L-2-hydroxyglutarate oxidase: MVFDLAIVGGGIVGLATALHVTERYPGLSVVVIEKESTLAAHQTGRNSGVIHAGVYYQPGSLKARFCKEGALATMQFCKDHGLPFEQCGKLLVATDPGELERMGALHERCIANGLTVERLDAAELVRREPHIVGVGALFVPATGIVDYGLVARTMGKLITERGGEILTGTRVEAIREEPSGITIEAGRKTISARHLVVCAGVMADRLAKMCGLDLDFQIVPFRGEYYRLGDDKNDIVRHLIYPIPDPALPFLGVHLTRMIGGYVTVGPNAVLAFAREGYRFGDVNYRDLSEMISYPGFRRVIRANLRSGISEMWNSLSKQAYLALCRRYCPELKLDDLTPYRAGIRAQAVLADGSLVHDFLIRETARSIHVCNAPSPAATSAIPIARELVTRATSQFGWRDRI
- a CDS encoding LLM class flavin-dependent oxidoreductase: MHVGTGVIFQSELEGRTDRDVYQNELRLADLAEPLGYESLWGVEHHFTGHAVCPDILQYLTYMAGRTRRIRLGSMVVVLPWHHPMRVAEQVTMLDTMSNGRFIFGIGRGLGRIEFEGLGVRQEESRGTFNEAAEMILTGLERGYCEFDGKFIKQARRDIRPRPFKSFRGRTYAAAVSPESAGILAKLGIGMVIMPQKPWDTVARELEEYRRIFREVNAAEAPPPLVVGWVVCDDDVERAKTHAYEYIGGYWRSLVQHYELVGDHLSKIRGYESYDKLQNMMSAPRGVDSMSEFFVGLNPWGTPDQCCEKILDIQTRTGAEGFMGVFSIAGIPYDAAERSMRLFAAKVMPRLKQRIPLAQQRIARPTP